A section of the Engraulis encrasicolus isolate BLACKSEA-1 chromosome 8, IST_EnEncr_1.0, whole genome shotgun sequence genome encodes:
- the LOC134454376 gene encoding P2Y purinoceptor 6: MASGDFMSSGTLFDEAFLQNTSSFPPPPFLSSSSSSTLPRCTYNEDFKRYLLPAVYSVVFTLGLPLNFTVILRIWRTRNALTRSQIYMLNLAVADFLYVCSLPLLIYNYAARDYWPFGDLACRLVRFQFYSNLHGSIFFLSCISFQRYLGICHPLASWHKQGGRRLAWKVCAVGWLAVAVLCVPTFDFASTGVQRNRTVCYDLSRPERSTQYFPYGIALTCLGFLLPFLAVVVCYCLMARVLCLQRGDGSGGDAGREKRSKAARMIVIVLLVFVISFLPFHVTKTLYLLVRVLPQAPCDVRNLFSVIYKSTRPFASMNSVLDPILFYFMQPKLRRSTRSLFLRITTLRDKSTTV, from the exons ATGGCCTCTGGGGACTTCATGTCTTCTGGAACCCTCTTTGATGAGGCGTTCCTCCAAAacacctcctccttcccccctcctcccttcctctcctcctcctcctcctcgacgcTGCCCCGCTGCACCTACAACGAGGACTTCAAGCGCTACCTCCTCCCGGCCGTCTACAGCGTGGTCTTCACGCTGGGCCTGCCCCTCAACTTCACCGTCATCCTGCGCATCTGGCGCACGCGCAACGCCCTGACGCGCAGCCAGATCTACATGCTCAACCTGGCAGTGGCCGACTTCCTGTACGTCTGCTCGCTGCCGCTGCTCATCTACAACTACGCGGCGCGCGACTACTGGCCCTTCGGCGACCTGGCCTGCCGCCTGGTGCGCTTCCAGTTCTACAGCAACCTGCACGGCTCCATCTTCTTCCTCAGCTGCATCAGCTTCCAGCGCTACCTGGGCATATGCCACCCGCTGGCCAGCTGGCACAAGCAGGGAGGCCGACGCCTGGCATGGAAG GTGTGCGCCGTTGGCTGGCTGGCCGTGGCAGTCCTCTGCGTGCCCACCTTCGACTTCGCCTCCACCGGCGTCCAGCGCAACCGCACCGTGTGCTACGACCTGAGCCGGCCCGAGCGCTCCACGCAGTACTTCCCCTACGGCATCGCCCTCACCTGCCTGGGCTTCCTGCTACCCTTCCTGGCCGTGGTGGTCTGCTACTGCCTCATGGCGCGCGTCTTGTGTCTGCAGCGCGGGGACGGCAGCGGCGGCGACGCCGGCCGCGAGAAGAGGAGCAAGGCTGCCCGCATGATCGTCATCGTGCTGCTGGTGTTCGTCATCAGCTTCCTGCCGTTCCACGTCACCAAGACTCTGTACCTGCTGGTGCGGGTGCTGCCCCAGGCGCCCTGCGACGTCAGGAACCTGTTCTCGGTGATCTACAAGAGTACGCGGCCCTTCGCCAGCATGAACAGCGTGCTGGACCCCATCCTCTTCTACTTCATGCAGCCCAAGCTGAGGCGTAGCACGCGCTCTCTGTTCCTCAGGATCACCACGCTACGAGACAAGAGCACCACTGTGTGA